The Porites lutea chromosome 9, jaPorLute2.1, whole genome shotgun sequence sequence TGGAATGCAAGAGAAAGGCATAAGATTTGACCCACGAAAATGACAGTTCTATCCCTAAAAGTCTGGGAATTTTTTAACCGTTTATTTCTTTAGTTTATTTAAAGGATGATAAACACCAgtacaataataaatattattaatttattgcatgggtgctggtgaaaaaaaaattgcaagtgAACCCCTTCCATGAAAACGGCCACAAATAGTTTTCAAGGgagtttgtttttaaagtattattttttatcCATTAGAAGGCTTTGTCTGCTGTTTACAATGCATTTTTCAACTTTGCACTTGAAGCAGAGTTATATTGTAACCAAAAGTGCAAGTCATGAGGTATTGAAGGGCTTGGCATGTTCCATCCACTCAGCGATTGTACCAATTCAGCTGGTGAAACAACTCGTTCCTTTTTGCTCGCTTGAATCACTTTGTTTTTTGTCAACACAATGGCATAAACAAAGTTATCTTTATCAACAAATCTCTGCTCAAGATAGAAAGACCCTTCATCCCAGGCTAACACCCTGGTTTTTAGGACAACTTTCTGAAAAAGTTCTAGAGATCTGCGATAACGAACACAGGATGCAGCTATGGTGACTCCACAGTGATTCTTTCTCATCACATTCATCATTCCACTTGAGATCCAAAAGTTAATTCTCCCAAAGTCACATTCCCGGAAGTATCTGTTGGAGAAAAAGGGATCATGCTTAAAATAAAAGCAATCTTATAAATGAAGCAATATGCTAAAAAAACTACCCTACAACATCAGTCAAAGACTTGACTCTAGTCTTGATCTCTAAGATCACAGGGAATCTATAGGTAGCTGTCTGTTACTTACAGAATATCTATACCAGTAAAAAATATGGAACATACTTGATTGACGatgtatttcaaaataaaacacaattttATTTCCTGTGTGAATTTGTGGATGCTAGTTGACAAGTTAACTGTGCAAGTGAGAGAgcattaataaaatgatcagaGGGTATATATGTTTGTCAGGGTTAGGGAATGGGTGTTTGGTGTCTAAAAATGGGGTAGGGAAATTGCAGTTGAAAAATTGGTCTGGTAAAGGGCAAGGGTTCCAGAGTCCCTGCCACAAAAAAATTACTATAGTACCCTTCCCTAACTAAATAGTACGGTTGGCAGTATCCCACACAGCCATTCTTTGTCTTAAGGAGCGTTGCATGACAGGGAAAACAAAGAACACGTGGGAGGCCACAGACTTTCTTAGGGCTTCGTCATGCTGTCCTTACCCATGAATGTTCGTTGAGGAGggttgcgtgacgagccaaaaaaACATCTGCATAGGCCAAAAGGATAAAAAAGTTTTGCACTTTCCGCTAGTATTCTAGAAAACAACCCTGATCAACAGCCAAATTCTCCCCAAAGTAATAGCCAGCCTAcacaacaggacgggagaggaaagacgATGGCAAACCTTATGTGACAAGCGAGACAATAGTTTCGTTTAAAAAAActttccgccaaacttcaccttgctgtaaacagatctttttgtcaaagaccagaaaacattaatttaaGTGAAGATCACCACAAAACACGCAGTTAATAGCCCTGTCATGTTTGTCACGCACAAGCACTTCGCCGTCCTCTTCCTTCAGCCATCCTGTTGTGTAAACTCACTAATATTAAAGAGCAGAGTTGGCAAACAGATTTTTCATGCTCTTGAGCTACAATGCCATTTTCATTATTAATAAGGTGCCTCAACTTGAATCGCACCGTTTAAGTCAGTTTCTTAAAAGTAGATTGTAATTTATAGAATGTTTGCAGTTACCTTGCATTATTCATGTGCATATTGAGGTCCATATCGGCAGGAAGAACGATGAAAGTTGTATCGGATACATCAAGGAAATTggaatttattgttttcctGTAGAGCAAGCCTTTCTTCACAATCATCCATGCCACGCGTAGACTCCAGTTTACGTCGAAAAACATATAAAGAAGAGGAACGATAATGGCATAAATTCCTAGAAATCTTCTTAAGAGCAACGCAGTCAAAATTATGGCTGTAAAAACCAAGAGTAAGTTCTTTATCTGCCCCATCGTTTCAAGGACTCAACAACTCTTCGCCGAAAAGGAAGCAGATATTGTGCTGGTGCCCAGTCCCTATTcggtttatttgttttcaaagcGCACAGGCAGCCCATAGCTGGGGCTCCGCTGGGGCAAAAGTAGTCTAAACAACTGGGAGAGAATCAGAACCTCCACTTCATGAAAAGATAGTATTTTGTACCTTTGTTAGTGCCTCAATAAACGGAGCTATGTGTCACGCTATTAGTATCTTTTaataagctaaaacttgtcttcacgtcaataggccacttgcactaggaggtcacgtgaccaatgctacCTTTAAActatgagttggaatcttgctgatgccaaaaattgacagagcacataaaactACCGTACACCCAAAATTTGAGGGGAAACGcgtttaagggagatattttatagCACTTTGATTTTTTAACAGAGCAGTaggatttgtattggccgccatgttggagggcatactcttgccctccaagatggcggccaaaactactttttgcttatatctcgCTAAAACTTTGATAGtgacgctcagatgtgctgtaaacattACCACAtcatattttcaaaattttccttgaagtttaagtgcaaaatttgtgttcagaaagaggtaattcataattttaaaaatcatattctggtcacgtgaccagctcaaaattactcattttaagaaaatggtgcgggtttgaaaaaccaaatcacgatcattttgtttaagatatgactcACTAATcatttttcgaaggcaaaatcctataactttcattttcataaaaacgatgtcacgtgacctcttagtacATTAATGGCctattgaattccaaaaataaatgtCCAGTTTTGTCATTACACTATATTTAGCCATTGAAAAGGTACTTTTTCATCTATTTCAATGGATGGCAATGTTAGCTCGTGGATTGACATGtactgaaacttgaaaaagtggggcaacattttcaagtttttattttttactaacGTATGTTAGTGCATTTGATGAAAATTGTTTGAGATATTCATATCTCTAAAGAAGCATTTTGAGTAAAGGCAAAAGTAATGACTTGCATAGAATTGACTTAAAAAACACCACACCAATATCCCCATGACCGACAAATTATAACCTCTTTAACTCTACCACtggattttaaaaattactgttgagcctctctacaatggccaccttgaggacagaagaaagtggccgttataAAGAGAttgctgttgtagagaggttttaaggtcggtacacactatgcgacaagttgcagcaacacgtCGCGGCGACAGATCACTCCATGTGAACAGGTCGGGCAactagttgcagcaacatggTGTGGCGACAGACATGTCGCAGCGACAAATCATGACAAATCACTTCGTGtgtctggagaatttttgtgaaaatctttgtctcccCAACGgaattttgtcgctgcaacaagtggcaaaaaatcaaatcagactgaatCTGTACTACTTGTCGTGgtgacaaaattctgttgcagcaacaaagattttcacaaaaattctccagtacacacgaagcaATTTGTCGCTGCGACCTGTTGCCTCACtgtgttgctgcaacttgtcatctagtgtgtaccgacctttaaACAAGAATCAACGTATGGCCTTTTTTGTCCCTCAGGACGAAAAAAAAAGTGGCTgctgtagagaggtggccgttggcAGAGGTTCGACCGTATGCTTGACACTTTCAATATGTATGGATATTAAATTCTGAACCAATAGACCTTGAGATATCCTCTTATTGATTTGCCTTCGTCacagacactctaaaccttctgtataaaGCTCTATACaaaatggtttagacgagtgcaTGGGCAGGCTGCAACGCAGACTACTCAttgatcaaaaatgaaaaaaataaatgccaaCAAGAATGATGAGTATTTTTCCAGAAGAATACTCCTTTGAAAAAGTGATGGCTATGCTGCAGCATTATGACCAAAGTAGAAAGAAATGTTGttcttgaatttatttttatgagaggaaaacaaaggaaaactcAAAATACTGGTGACATTTAAGGCTTACAAGTGAAAAGCAAACTAAATAAAATTCCACTCAAGATATGATACAATTTATTTCAATGTTTTACTTTCATACTAAGTTGATGGTGAACACTTGGAATATTACAAGCATGTTGATTGT is a genomic window containing:
- the LOC140948100 gene encoding protein THEM6-like, which produces MGQIKNLLLVFTAIILTALLLRRFLGIYAIIVPLLYMFFDVNWSLRVAWMIVKKGLLYRKTINSNFLDVSDTTFIVLPADMDLNMHMNNARYFRECDFGRINFWISSGMMNVMRKNHCGVTIAASCVRYRRSLELFQKVVLKTRVLAWDEGSFYLEQRFVDKDNFVYAIVLTKNKVIQASKKERVVSPAELVQSLSGWNMPSPSIPHDLHFWLQYNSASSAKLKNAL